One Umboniibacter marinipuniceus DNA window includes the following coding sequences:
- a CDS encoding acyl-CoA thioesterase — translation MAKVVLIAHETSVEVPFHDVDIMRIAWHGHYVKYLEIARTELIRRINYDINEMEADGYGWPIVDLKLRYVRPARYGSKLTILAELMEWECRLVIRYTIRDANTGEKLTKASTTQVPVDINTGEMAFGSPVGLRDRLVAAGCQLD, via the coding sequence ATGGCTAAAGTGGTGTTGATTGCCCATGAGACTTCAGTAGAGGTCCCATTTCATGATGTGGATATCATGCGGATTGCTTGGCATGGACACTATGTTAAGTACCTTGAAATTGCGCGAACCGAGCTGATACGCAGGATTAACTACGATATTAATGAAATGGAAGCAGATGGCTACGGTTGGCCAATTGTCGATTTGAAATTGCGCTACGTGCGTCCCGCTCGCTACGGCTCCAAACTTACTATCTTGGCGGAGTTGATGGAGTGGGAGTGCCGTTTAGTGATTCGCTATACCATCCGCGACGCGAACACGGGGGAAAAGCTAACGAAAGCCTCAACTACTCAAGTGCCGGTTGATATCAATACGGGTGAAATGGCTTTCGGGAGCCCTGTTGGCTTGCGTGACAGATTAGTGGCGGCGGGGTGTCAACTTGATTAA
- a CDS encoding LolA family protein — MIKWLASVVGPLLLLLPSAHADEALERVKDTLASTAESYGVFEQSKTIASLSRPLNASGKFLFEQHRGVVWLTEEPFLSQQCWTADSTSSSSASYWVSAIFAGDFAKLSRFFEVTAQWQDEAWKIRLVPLNEAVAAVISAVEVSGSQHLERIVYREVGGHSTEIKLRVLAERPDINWTSCP; from the coding sequence TTGATTAAGTGGCTGGCAAGTGTTGTTGGCCCTCTCCTGCTTTTGCTGCCGAGTGCCCACGCCGACGAAGCGCTGGAGCGGGTTAAGGATACCCTGGCAAGTACCGCAGAGAGCTACGGGGTATTTGAACAAAGCAAAACTATCGCATCGTTATCTCGTCCGCTTAACGCTTCGGGAAAGTTCCTTTTCGAACAACATCGAGGTGTGGTTTGGCTAACGGAAGAGCCCTTTTTATCTCAGCAATGTTGGACCGCGGATAGTACGTCTAGTAGCTCCGCAAGTTACTGGGTGAGCGCTATTTTTGCGGGCGATTTTGCCAAGCTTTCGAGGTTCTTTGAGGTCACCGCACAATGGCAGGACGAAGCTTGGAAAATCAGACTAGTGCCATTAAACGAAGCGGTTGCAGCAGTAATCAGCGCCGTGGAGGTTTCTGGGAGTCAACATTTGGAACGCATTGTGTACCGAGAGGTCGGTGGACACAGCACCGAGATTAAGCTTCGGGTTCTGGCTGAACGTCCCGATATCAACTGGACTAGCTGCCCATGA
- a CDS encoding NAD(P)/FAD-dependent oxidoreductase has protein sequence MEADVLDVVVIGAGPSGTVAAKLLHDQGLRVEIVEAAIFPRFVIGESLLPQCNMILREAGLYETVAENAEALGFQRKNGAAFEWAGKYSEIDFREKFSDGDGETWQVRRGDFDKCLADEVERSGVVIRYGHRVTGYQRTDSLTHLNLVDVQGCERSLTARFVVDGSGYGRVLPRLLSLDEPSDLPSRKACFTHIEDHISASHFDREKILVTIHPDNRDVWFWLIPFADGRASIGVVGEAHLLGEGTPAEILRRQVSQVENLSGLLEKADWDSDTRTLESYSTNISSLYGDGYCVLGNAGEFLDPVFSSGVTIAMKSASLAAKAIKRELAGETVDWSNDFETSLLQGVRAFKTYVMGWYDGRFQDVIFYRNDHVHAQKITTMISSVLAGYAWDLNNPFVKHSERKLNTTAEIVREAT, from the coding sequence ATGGAAGCTGACGTACTAGATGTTGTGGTAATCGGCGCCGGGCCTTCGGGAACGGTGGCAGCAAAGTTACTTCATGATCAGGGCCTCAGGGTTGAGATCGTGGAGGCGGCAATTTTTCCGCGATTCGTCATTGGTGAATCGCTTCTACCCCAATGTAATATGATTCTTCGCGAAGCAGGACTCTATGAAACGGTAGCGGAGAATGCTGAGGCGCTGGGTTTCCAGCGTAAGAACGGTGCCGCCTTCGAGTGGGCTGGCAAGTACAGTGAAATCGACTTTCGAGAAAAGTTTAGCGATGGCGATGGAGAGACCTGGCAGGTCCGTCGCGGGGACTTCGATAAGTGCCTCGCCGATGAAGTTGAGCGCAGTGGCGTTGTCATCCGCTATGGTCACCGTGTAACGGGCTATCAGCGAACGGACTCACTTACCCACCTAAACTTAGTTGATGTGCAGGGTTGTGAGCGCTCACTAACTGCTAGATTTGTGGTGGATGGGTCGGGATACGGGCGCGTATTGCCTCGCTTACTCTCTCTGGACGAACCAAGCGACTTACCAAGCCGGAAAGCCTGTTTCACTCACATCGAGGATCACATCTCGGCCTCGCATTTTGACCGTGAAAAAATCTTGGTCACCATTCACCCAGATAATCGCGACGTTTGGTTTTGGTTAATACCCTTCGCCGATGGCAGAGCCTCTATAGGTGTAGTAGGGGAGGCCCACTTACTCGGAGAGGGCACGCCGGCGGAAATACTTCGTCGCCAAGTAAGCCAGGTTGAAAACCTTAGCGGTTTGCTAGAAAAGGCTGACTGGGATAGCGACACGCGAACATTGGAATCCTATTCCACTAATATATCATCGCTCTATGGCGATGGTTATTGCGTGTTAGGTAACGCGGGCGAATTTTTGGATCCCGTCTTTTCCTCCGGAGTGACCATCGCAATGAAGTCTGCGTCGCTAGCGGCCAAGGCCATAAAGCGAGAACTAGCGGGAGAGACCGTTGATTGGTCGAATGATTTTGAAACCAGCTTGCTGCAGGGTGTAAGAGCGTTCAAAACCTATGTGATGGGTTGGTACGATGGGCGTTTCCAAGATGTCATTTTTTATCGTAACGATCATGTCCACGCGCAGAAAATTACCACTATGATTTCATCGGTACTTGCTGGCTATGCTTGGGATCTAAATAATCCTTTTGTGAAGCATTCCGAGCGCAAGCTCAATACAACGGCTGAGATTGTTCGTGAAGCCACTTAG
- a CDS encoding beta-ketoacyl-ACP synthase: MSECRIVAAAALSSAGTTLAECYASVVGSQLCLRPKTRAGISSFFGEVSLNAQLPEDWPANHYSRNNTMLWQLFCQIADEFQALIAEVPAHRIGVVIGTSTSGIAESEPYFQALAAGDGSEKDTLFHLDQQDISSPSVSLATYLGLTGPCLSISTACSSGANALGTAKRWLENDICDLVIAGGVDTLCDLTIQGFDSLGAMSHQRCLPFSSQRAGINLGEGGALFLLTADSKGIQVAGVGSASDAHHFSAPHPEALGAKNAMKMALEQAQLGPADIGYLNLHGTATEQNDTMESKAVRSVFGQVDCSSTKGVMGHTLGAAGAIECALCFSCLELNQLPANTTDVLAEEFADIGLLRETKIKSDLGAVMSNSFAFGGSNVSVVLTKRESN, from the coding sequence ATGTCTGAATGTCGAATAGTGGCTGCCGCAGCGCTATCTTCTGCTGGCACTACGTTGGCGGAGTGCTATGCCAGCGTAGTCGGCTCACAACTGTGTTTACGGCCGAAAACCCGAGCAGGAATTAGTAGTTTTTTTGGCGAGGTCTCGCTTAATGCTCAGCTACCAGAAGATTGGCCAGCGAATCATTACTCTCGCAACAATACAATGCTCTGGCAGCTATTTTGCCAGATCGCGGATGAGTTTCAGGCATTAATAGCGGAAGTCCCAGCCCACCGTATTGGGGTTGTGATTGGTACTTCAACCTCGGGAATTGCCGAGAGTGAACCGTATTTCCAAGCCCTGGCAGCCGGTGATGGTAGTGAGAAAGACACTCTGTTTCATCTGGATCAACAGGATATTTCTTCGCCGTCAGTGAGCTTGGCAACCTATCTCGGTTTAACCGGCCCCTGCCTCTCTATTTCAACGGCCTGTTCATCGGGCGCCAATGCGCTAGGTACGGCCAAGCGCTGGTTAGAAAATGATATCTGTGACCTTGTGATTGCGGGAGGTGTTGACACCCTATGCGACTTAACGATTCAAGGGTTTGACTCGCTTGGCGCAATGAGCCATCAGCGTTGCCTACCGTTTTCATCGCAGCGTGCAGGGATCAATTTGGGTGAAGGTGGGGCATTATTCCTACTGACTGCAGATAGCAAGGGCATCCAAGTTGCTGGGGTGGGCTCAGCGTCGGATGCGCATCACTTTTCAGCACCACACCCGGAAGCATTGGGCGCAAAGAATGCCATGAAAATGGCGCTTGAACAGGCTCAACTTGGCCCCGCAGATATCGGTTATCTGAACTTGCATGGCACGGCGACTGAGCAAAATGACACCATGGAATCAAAAGCCGTACGAAGTGTTTTTGGTCAGGTTGATTGCAGCTCAACGAAGGGCGTTATGGGTCATACACTGGGCGCGGCGGGAGCAATCGAATGCGCGCTGTGTTTTAGCTGCCTAGAGCTTAACCAACTTCCAGCTAATACAACGGATGTGCTGGCTGAAGAGTTTGCAGATATTGGTCTACTAAGAGAAACTAAAATAAAATCAGACCTCGGTGCCGTGATGTCTAATTCCTTCGCGTTTGGTGGTTCAAACGTGTCGGTGGTACTAACGAAGAGAGAAAGCAACTGA
- a CDS encoding 3-hydroxylacyl-ACP dehydratase, producing the protein MLSKAQTAQLLPHEAPMIFIDQGVEMGADFAVSVTTLDETHFAAVNGEIPAYIGMEMMAQTVALWGGYRDQLAGVKPTGGFLLGTRRYQTEVDHLPTNRPLYTRVKEDLVGHNGLSSFCCEIRAEDQLICSARINVFKPTDEDE; encoded by the coding sequence ATGTTAAGTAAAGCGCAAACGGCCCAATTGCTCCCCCATGAAGCGCCAATGATCTTTATTGATCAAGGGGTGGAAATGGGTGCCGACTTTGCTGTGAGTGTGACCACGCTGGACGAAACGCATTTTGCCGCCGTAAACGGTGAAATTCCTGCCTATATTGGCATGGAAATGATGGCGCAAACTGTCGCCCTCTGGGGTGGATACCGAGATCAACTCGCCGGTGTAAAACCAACAGGGGGGTTCCTTTTGGGAACGCGACGTTATCAGACAGAGGTAGATCATCTGCCTACAAATAGGCCGCTCTACACCCGAGTGAAGGAAGATTTAGTCGGGCATAATGGGCTGTCCAGCTTTTGCTGTGAAATTCGTGCTGAAGATCAACTGATCTGCAGTGCGCGCATAAATGTATTCAAGCCAACGGATGAAGACGAATAA